The Christiangramia flava JLT2011 genome has a segment encoding these proteins:
- a CDS encoding multicopper oxidase domain-containing protein has protein sequence MKTKLLLLLLFFALQVKAQTANGSEENINNWPVHEYNLTIDYETVNVTGRKVKAMTINGGIPGPNLVFTEGEFAVINVTNKMDHETSVHWHGLILPNFYDGVPYLTTPPIEPGETFQYKFAIKQSGTYWYHSHTGLQEQRGVYGSIQINPKKQELDYDKNLVLVLSDWMDEDPASQLKNLKRGNEWYLIKKGQVQSWNKIVREKAVKAKLKMIWQRMPDFAISDNFYDRFFINGKAVQEYPQFEPGEKVRLRFVNASAASYYWLTFGGNNPMLVSADGKDVVPVAHNKTLIGVAETYDFIVTIPEDGSLEIRSMAQDGSGFATATLGTGPVQKAPIVPEPDLIQKMKEMMAMDMKMGAPASKFRPRRNDSIEVMKKYSMDMGEMKMPMGKASEMGSMNDMKADSTKMENGEMAGNNEKMSMKKGYMIPADKVVGDNMKTAGNPEFNYNYLKSPVKTTFDGDKPVKEMLFNLTGNMNRYVWSINGVPLSETDKIKIEQGTVARITLNNLTMMHHPMHLHGHFFRVLNENGEYSPLKHTVNVAPMQKVVIEFDASETGDWFFHCHILYHLNSGMARIFSYDTPRDERMKEHALSTLTTEANHLYSWGEITAASHMTELYATATNIRNQFSFAGELGWNKNMEAEVTYERYLNDYFRLFGGVNVENEMEDSLEDLETVAIGGVRYLLPLLINSEVRIDSKLRPQIGLFKETLIFPHIAVYGEYEYQMDFGWGNDLENGVNYQSETTWQVGLEYIFARNFALVGSYDNRFGFGGGISALF, from the coding sequence ATGAAAACAAAACTATTACTACTTCTATTATTTTTTGCCCTTCAGGTTAAGGCTCAAACGGCCAATGGTTCCGAAGAAAATATCAACAACTGGCCTGTTCACGAATACAATCTAACTATTGATTATGAAACGGTGAATGTTACCGGTAGAAAGGTAAAGGCTATGACCATCAACGGTGGAATCCCCGGGCCGAACCTGGTCTTTACAGAAGGTGAATTTGCGGTGATCAATGTGACCAATAAGATGGATCATGAGACTTCGGTTCACTGGCATGGTCTAATTCTTCCTAATTTCTATGATGGTGTTCCATATTTAACAACTCCACCAATTGAGCCAGGCGAGACTTTTCAGTATAAATTTGCCATTAAGCAGTCTGGAACCTACTGGTATCATTCCCATACCGGCTTACAGGAACAGCGCGGAGTTTATGGGTCTATTCAAATCAACCCGAAAAAGCAGGAGTTAGACTATGACAAGAACCTTGTTTTGGTCCTGTCAGACTGGATGGATGAAGATCCTGCAAGCCAGTTAAAGAATTTAAAACGCGGCAATGAATGGTACCTGATCAAAAAAGGCCAGGTACAAAGCTGGAATAAGATCGTGAGGGAAAAGGCGGTGAAGGCCAAGTTGAAAATGATCTGGCAACGTATGCCCGATTTTGCTATTTCAGATAATTTTTATGATCGCTTTTTTATCAACGGAAAAGCTGTGCAGGAATACCCGCAGTTTGAACCGGGTGAAAAAGTGAGGCTTCGATTTGTTAATGCTTCGGCCGCCAGTTATTACTGGCTCACTTTCGGTGGGAATAATCCCATGTTGGTTTCGGCTGATGGAAAGGATGTGGTACCAGTTGCGCATAATAAAACCCTGATCGGGGTTGCGGAAACCTATGACTTCATTGTCACTATTCCTGAAGACGGAAGCCTTGAAATTCGATCGATGGCGCAGGATGGTTCCGGTTTTGCAACAGCTACTTTAGGGACAGGCCCAGTTCAGAAAGCACCGATAGTTCCAGAGCCAGACCTCATCCAAAAAATGAAGGAGATGATGGCCATGGATATGAAAATGGGCGCTCCGGCATCGAAATTCCGCCCCCGTAGGAACGATTCCATAGAAGTGATGAAAAAATACAGCATGGATATGGGCGAAATGAAAATGCCGATGGGCAAAGCCTCTGAGATGGGCAGCATGAATGATATGAAAGCTGATTCCACTAAAATGGAAAACGGTGAAATGGCTGGGAATAATGAAAAAATGTCGATGAAAAAAGGCTATATGATTCCGGCAGATAAGGTGGTTGGTGATAATATGAAAACTGCAGGAAATCCGGAATTCAATTATAATTATCTGAAATCTCCGGTAAAAACCACTTTTGATGGAGATAAACCAGTGAAAGAAATGTTGTTCAACTTAACCGGTAATATGAACCGGTACGTGTGGAGCATCAATGGGGTGCCTCTTTCAGAAACCGATAAGATTAAGATCGAACAGGGAACGGTCGCTCGGATCACGCTGAATAACCTCACCATGATGCATCATCCCATGCATTTGCATGGCCATTTTTTCCGTGTTTTAAATGAAAATGGGGAATATTCTCCATTGAAACATACGGTAAATGTGGCGCCAATGCAGAAAGTGGTGATCGAGTTCGATGCAAGTGAAACTGGAGACTGGTTCTTTCACTGTCATATTCTTTACCATCTCAATAGCGGGATGGCCCGGATCTTTAGTTATGACACTCCCCGAGATGAACGGATGAAGGAACATGCGCTTTCCACTTTGACTACCGAAGCGAACCATTTGTACAGTTGGGGCGAGATTACTGCGGCAAGTCATATGACCGAACTTTACGCAACTGCGACCAACATCCGGAACCAGTTTAGCTTTGCAGGTGAGCTGGGCTGGAATAAAAATATGGAAGCTGAAGTGACCTACGAACGCTATCTGAATGATTATTTCAGGCTATTTGGAGGGGTCAACGTAGAGAATGAAATGGAAGATTCCCTGGAAGACCTGGAAACTGTAGCTATTGGCGGAGTGCGATACTTACTGCCCCTATTGATCAATTCCGAAGTGCGTATAGATAGTAAACTGCGCCCACAAATCGGTCTTTTCAAAGAGACCTTGATTTTTCCACATATCGCCGTGTACGGGGAATATGAATATCAAATGGATTTTGGCTGGGGAAATGATTTGGAAAACGGCGTAAATTATCAATCAGAAACTACCTGGCAGGTTGGTCTGGAATACATTTTTGCACGGAATTTTGCGCTGGTAGGCAGTTACGATAACCGATTTGGATTTGGAGGCGGAATTTCCGCATTATTTTAA
- a CDS encoding DapH/DapD/GlmU-related protein: MWIGAGATILAGVEIGENAVVAAGSVVTENVPPNEIVGGTPAKFIKS; encoded by the coding sequence ATGTGGATTGGCGCGGGTGCCACTATATTAGCGGGTGTGGAAATTGGTGAAAATGCTGTTGTGGCCGCGGGTTCAGTAGTCACCGAAAATGTTCCGCCGAACGAGATAGTGGGCGGTACCCCTGCAAAATTCATCAAAAGCTAA
- a CDS encoding serine hydrolase domain-containing protein has protein sequence MFKQHYLITFLCILIWGCEHQPESWEGEILEQPRTKLLVSELLKGDAQELLDMSFFAQPSWASPAKESFSGTISLSEAVLNFPKAKEYYPGENLFPSFPIGFTSYQNKLIPLQQQKISTQTNSSSYWDVVVGTGKIWHEEGDGAWDRASFPLTLTDRWVGQARNCVATFVYQKDTISPVCVQCSQETADIDDQQLGNISGMIPATFLPQKNEDSVIIIENFQKRQASKIPILPLKKLDQSGRIASYFDTFRSTNTPTSLGAIYHDGRIYLHPPKTRHGNYPYPEEMRHGLYSVTKSMAGALALLYFAERYGEAIFDELITDYVPPLATKEEWKGVTFSHTLNMVTGTNAGEDAARLFETLIAPKTAEAAIAKIAELGDAPPLPGEKFHYASTNLFVLSYALQQYVSEKENSEESYWKLVEENVLKPMQAENFSVLHTIEEPGKTAIPILAYGALPNLDEAAKIALLFANEGRYKDRQLLNKDKVQQIFSKNEWPGYATSGDYRGSHYRHSFWSKKITSQKCAFDVTYMLGFGENYIVFLPNDVILFRFLDEHDLDIDELIQETAAVTNICK, from the coding sequence ATGTTCAAACAGCACTACCTTATCACATTCTTATGCATTTTAATCTGGGGATGCGAGCATCAGCCAGAAAGTTGGGAAGGCGAGATCCTGGAACAACCTCGCACCAAACTTTTGGTTTCCGAATTACTAAAAGGCGATGCCCAGGAATTGCTGGATATGAGCTTTTTTGCCCAACCCTCCTGGGCCAGCCCGGCAAAAGAATCATTTTCAGGCACAATCAGTTTATCAGAGGCTGTCCTTAATTTTCCAAAGGCCAAGGAATATTATCCGGGAGAAAATCTTTTTCCATCATTCCCAATTGGATTTACCAGTTATCAAAACAAACTGATTCCCCTTCAGCAGCAAAAGATCAGCACCCAAACGAACAGTTCCAGCTATTGGGATGTGGTTGTGGGAACCGGTAAAATCTGGCACGAGGAAGGAGATGGAGCATGGGATCGCGCTTCCTTTCCGCTCACGCTTACTGATCGCTGGGTTGGCCAGGCCCGGAACTGCGTGGCAACTTTTGTTTATCAAAAAGATACTATCAGCCCGGTTTGTGTTCAGTGCAGCCAGGAAACTGCAGATATCGATGATCAGCAACTTGGAAATATCAGTGGAATGATACCCGCCACATTCCTGCCTCAAAAAAATGAAGACTCCGTTATTATTATCGAAAATTTTCAAAAAAGGCAAGCCTCTAAAATCCCGATTCTTCCGTTAAAAAAGCTCGATCAATCAGGGAGAATTGCCTCGTATTTCGATACCTTCCGAAGCACCAATACGCCAACCAGCCTTGGAGCGATCTATCACGACGGCAGGATATACCTTCACCCTCCAAAAACCCGGCACGGCAACTATCCTTATCCCGAAGAGATGCGGCACGGGCTTTATTCGGTCACTAAAAGTATGGCCGGTGCACTCGCACTGCTATATTTTGCGGAACGATATGGAGAAGCGATTTTTGACGAACTGATTACCGATTATGTTCCCCCTTTGGCCACTAAAGAAGAATGGAAAGGGGTGACTTTTTCGCATACGCTGAATATGGTTACCGGAACCAATGCCGGTGAGGATGCCGCCCGGCTTTTTGAAACACTGATCGCGCCAAAAACTGCGGAAGCAGCTATTGCAAAGATCGCGGAATTGGGTGACGCACCTCCCCTGCCCGGGGAAAAGTTCCATTATGCCTCCACCAACCTTTTTGTGCTCTCCTATGCCCTTCAGCAATATGTCTCAGAAAAGGAAAATTCTGAAGAAAGCTATTGGAAACTGGTGGAAGAAAATGTGTTAAAACCCATGCAGGCAGAAAACTTTTCGGTATTACACACCATAGAAGAACCCGGAAAGACAGCGATCCCGATCCTAGCCTACGGCGCTTTACCAAACCTGGACGAAGCTGCAAAGATCGCTTTGCTGTTTGCAAACGAGGGGCGTTATAAGGATCGGCAGCTGCTGAATAAAGATAAAGTGCAGCAGATTTTTTCTAAAAATGAATGGCCGGGATATGCCACTTCTGGAGATTACCGCGGTTCCCATTACCGGCATTCGTTCTGGTCTAAAAAAATCACCTCTCAAAAATGTGCATTCGATGTCACTTATATGCTTGGGTTTGGAGAAAATTACATTGTTTTTCTGCCAAATGATGTCATCCTATTCCGGTTTTTAGACGAGCATGATCTGGATATCGACGAGCTGATCCAGGAAACAGCAGCAGTCACGAATATTTGCAAATAA
- a CDS encoding VOC family protein, which translates to MAKINPYLHYNGNAEEAFQFYKSVFGGEFVSLARFKDMPPNPEYPIPAEIGDKIMHIALPIGEHDILMASDVPPSLGTVNENENRSKISITAESKEEANRLFEGLSKGGVVEMPMDDSPWGSYFGMFRDRFGIEWMIDYSTK; encoded by the coding sequence ATGGCAAAGATCAATCCCTACCTTCATTATAATGGGAACGCCGAAGAGGCCTTCCAGTTTTACAAATCGGTATTCGGCGGAGAATTCGTCTCCCTGGCTAGATTTAAAGATATGCCTCCAAATCCTGAATACCCTATTCCGGCAGAAATTGGCGATAAAATCATGCACATCGCACTACCTATTGGAGAACACGATATCTTGATGGCCAGCGACGTTCCTCCCAGCCTGGGAACGGTGAATGAAAATGAAAATCGAAGTAAAATAAGCATTACGGCGGAAAGTAAGGAAGAGGCCAACAGGTTGTTTGAAGGGCTTTCGAAAGGTGGTGTTGTGGAAATGCCGATGGACGATAGCCCGTGGGGTTCTTATTTCGGGATGTTCAGGGATCGATTCGGAATTGAATGGATGATCGATTATAGTACCAAATAA
- a CDS encoding aldo/keto reductase, translated as MMILAETYTLNNGVKIPKLALGTWMIENGRVGKAVEEAVQLGYRHIDTAQAYQNEDGVGAGIKACGVDRKELFITTKLAAEVKDYEGAKKAIDESLKKLDPEYIDMMIIHSPQPWQHFRDGDYFEGNLEAWKALEEAYKSGKLRAIGLSNFQQKDIENILKNGTVKPAVNQILAHIGRTPFQLMDFANENGMLTEAYSPIGHGVLLKHEEVSKMAEKYGVSVPQLAIRYTLQLGLLPLPKTANPEHMKANAAVDFEISENDMEILKAVEEIKDYGEANKMPVFAN; from the coding sequence ATGATGATTTTAGCAGAAACTTATACACTTAATAACGGAGTAAAAATTCCAAAACTCGCTTTAGGTACCTGGATGATTGAAAATGGCCGGGTTGGTAAAGCCGTGGAAGAAGCGGTTCAATTGGGTTATCGCCATATCGATACCGCGCAGGCCTATCAAAATGAAGATGGAGTAGGAGCAGGTATCAAAGCCTGCGGAGTGGATAGAAAAGAACTATTTATCACTACCAAACTGGCGGCCGAAGTCAAGGATTATGAAGGGGCTAAAAAGGCTATCGACGAATCTTTGAAAAAACTTGACCCGGAATATATTGACATGATGATCATCCATAGTCCGCAGCCATGGCAGCATTTTAGGGACGGAGATTATTTTGAAGGCAACCTGGAAGCCTGGAAAGCCTTGGAAGAAGCCTACAAATCTGGAAAATTAAGAGCCATAGGACTCTCCAATTTTCAGCAGAAGGATATTGAAAATATTCTGAAAAACGGCACAGTAAAACCCGCGGTAAACCAAATCCTGGCTCATATTGGTAGAACTCCTTTCCAGTTGATGGATTTTGCGAATGAAAACGGGATGCTTACGGAAGCCTATTCGCCAATTGGTCACGGAGTGTTATTGAAACATGAAGAAGTGAGTAAGATGGCTGAGAAATATGGGGTCAGCGTGCCACAGCTGGCGATTCGCTATACGCTGCAACTTGGACTGCTGCCTCTTCCTAAAACCGCTAATCCGGAACATATGAAAGCAAACGCTGCTGTAGATTTTGAAATTTCCGAAAATGATATGGAGATTTTGAAAGCTGTTGAGGAGATTAAAGACTATGGAGAGGCCAATAAAATGCCAGTTTTTGCCAATTAA
- a CDS encoding DUF305 domain-containing protein: MNSQKGANYGKFFLMLLLSFIAMYIVMYLNTYEFDHVYFSLTRLYMTCLGIAAMAVIMLSLMLGMYKNQKKNLAIYAGSFLLFISALYLVRAQKPIGDILYMKAMIPHHSIAIMTSKRADLKDPETKKLAEEIIEAQKREIAQMKKIIYRLENEEK; this comes from the coding sequence ATGAATTCACAAAAAGGTGCCAATTATGGCAAGTTTTTTCTCATGCTACTACTGTCGTTCATCGCAATGTACATTGTGATGTACCTCAATACCTATGAATTTGATCATGTTTATTTCAGTTTAACAAGGCTTTATATGACCTGCCTGGGAATAGCGGCTATGGCGGTGATCATGCTTTCGCTCATGCTGGGGATGTATAAAAACCAGAAAAAAAACCTGGCGATCTATGCTGGGAGTTTTTTGCTATTTATCAGCGCATTGTACCTGGTTCGGGCGCAAAAACCTATCGGGGATATTTTATATATGAAAGCTATGATCCCGCACCATTCTATTGCAATCATGACCAGTAAACGAGCAGATCTCAAGGATCCTGAAACCAAAAAACTGGCGGAAGAGATCATTGAGGCGCAGAAACGGGAAATTGCCCAAATGAAGAAGATCATTTACCGGTTGGAAAATGAAGAGAAATAA
- a CDS encoding sugar O-acetyltransferase, translated as MRANIFERLLAGETIDFHDPDYAEIRNACDETRKAVVTLNNATEPLEIRKIFEKVIGVGIDETTTLYPPFFVNYGKNIKLGKRVFINAACSFLDLGGVVIEDDVMIGPKVNVLSEGHPTGISNRKQLTPGRILIRQNVDWRGCHYISGCGNW; from the coding sequence ATGCGAGCCAATATTTTTGAAAGGTTATTAGCAGGGGAAACGATCGATTTCCATGATCCAGATTATGCTGAAATTAGGAATGCCTGTGATGAAACCCGGAAGGCTGTCGTGACTTTAAACAACGCAACGGAACCGCTTGAAATCCGGAAGATTTTTGAAAAAGTGATCGGTGTCGGAATTGACGAAACCACCACGCTGTATCCACCGTTTTTTGTGAATTACGGTAAGAATATAAAGCTTGGAAAGCGGGTTTTTATCAATGCAGCCTGTTCATTCCTGGACCTGGGCGGAGTCGTGATTGAAGATGATGTGATGATTGGGCCCAAAGTGAATGTACTTTCGGAAGGGCATCCAACTGGTATTTCGAACCGTAAGCAATTGACTCCCGGTCGCATTCTCATCAGGCAGAATGTGGATTGGCGCGGGTGCCACTATATTAGCGGGTGTGGAAATTGGTGA
- a CDS encoding cupin domain-containing protein has product MNTRRFIGTFCILALLSCNEKTSESASENSSGEGITNQEPVRTNPEKGDVDFIFPKGEQGPEENFTGKAFHYAMVMPDSTYTTAVGNVYFEPGARSNWHSHPGGQILIITDGVGYHQLEGKPVDTIRKGDVIKCPPNLNHWHGASAEKGLQQIYLVPNTEKGIVDWKEAVTEEEYPQSK; this is encoded by the coding sequence ATGAATACAAGGAGATTTATTGGAACATTTTGCATCCTGGCTTTACTAAGTTGTAACGAGAAAACTTCAGAAAGTGCTTCTGAAAATAGCTCAGGAGAAGGAATTACCAATCAGGAACCTGTAAGAACGAATCCGGAAAAAGGGGATGTGGATTTTATCTTTCCGAAAGGCGAACAGGGGCCTGAAGAGAATTTTACCGGGAAAGCCTTCCATTATGCGATGGTGATGCCAGATTCCACTTATACAACGGCGGTGGGAAATGTGTATTTTGAACCTGGCGCTCGCAGCAACTGGCATTCTCATCCCGGTGGCCAAATTCTCATTATTACAGATGGTGTAGGTTACCACCAATTGGAAGGGAAACCGGTGGATACCATTCGCAAAGGGGATGTGATCAAATGCCCGCCGAATTTGAATCACTGGCATGGCGCCAGCGCAGAAAAGGGTCTTCAGCAAATATACCTTGTTCCGAATACCGAAAAAGGCATTGTTGATTGGAAGGAAGCTGTAACGGAAGAAGAATATCCCCAATCAAAATAA
- a CDS encoding helix-turn-helix transcriptional regulator has product MNNLIDDQEKALQILKNKGEITIKELAELLGITTEGARFQIMKLDSNGLVKSENRSKGRGRPKQFWSLTAKGHSRFPDAHAEMTVKLIEKIRTRYGEAMLEEVINATSADNRANYSRQITTNDSLSSKVEKLAAIRDREGYMAKAREQEDGSFLLVENHCPICSAAKVCQGFCRAELQTFREVLGENVEVERVEHILSGARRCAYVVKEK; this is encoded by the coding sequence ATGAATAATTTAATAGATGATCAGGAAAAGGCCTTGCAGATTCTTAAAAACAAGGGTGAAATCACCATCAAAGAACTTGCTGAATTATTAGGAATTACCACGGAAGGGGCTCGTTTCCAGATTATGAAATTAGATTCTAATGGCTTGGTAAAGTCGGAAAACCGCTCGAAGGGAAGGGGCCGCCCGAAACAATTTTGGTCCTTGACCGCTAAAGGTCATTCCCGTTTTCCTGATGCTCATGCTGAAATGACCGTAAAGCTTATTGAAAAGATCAGGACCAGGTATGGTGAAGCCATGTTGGAAGAGGTAATTAATGCTACGAGTGCTGATAACCGCGCGAATTATTCCAGACAGATCACGACAAATGATTCCCTGAGTTCCAAAGTGGAAAAACTGGCGGCGATTCGCGACCGGGAAGGATATATGGCCAAGGCCAGGGAGCAGGAAGATGGAAGTTTTCTACTCGTTGAAAATCACTGTCCCATTTGTTCTGCTGCGAAAGTTTGCCAGGGTTTTTGCAGGGCTGAACTGCAAACCTTTCGCGAAGTCCTGGGCGAAAATGTGGAGGTAGAGCGTGTGGAGCACATCCTATCCGGGGCCCGGCGGTGTGCCTATGTCGTGAAAGAAAAATAG
- a CDS encoding superoxide dismutase, which produces MKFNLPELPYSYDALAPHIDAETMEIHHSKHHQGYTNKLNTALEDGDYDGIKLEDLFARVSSLSPAIRNNGGGFYNHSLFWTILSPEGGGKPSGALAEAIEASYGSFEAFKQEFEKAAATQFGSGWAWLIVDKENKVKVTATPNQDNPLMDVAEEKGTPILGLDVWEHAYYLNYQNKRPDYISAFWNIVNWTEVEKRFSAAKK; this is translated from the coding sequence ATGAAATTTAATTTGCCAGAATTACCTTATTCCTATGATGCACTTGCTCCACATATCGATGCGGAGACCATGGAAATTCACCATTCCAAGCATCACCAGGGATATACCAATAAATTAAATACCGCATTGGAAGATGGCGACTATGATGGCATCAAGTTGGAAGATCTTTTTGCAAGAGTTTCCTCCCTTTCACCGGCGATCAGGAATAACGGTGGTGGTTTTTACAACCACAGCCTTTTCTGGACGATTTTAAGCCCGGAAGGCGGCGGAAAACCCAGTGGAGCATTAGCCGAAGCTATCGAAGCCAGTTACGGATCATTCGAAGCTTTCAAACAGGAATTTGAAAAAGCTGCTGCTACGCAATTTGGTTCAGGTTGGGCCTGGCTGATCGTGGATAAGGAGAATAAGGTGAAAGTAACTGCTACGCCAAACCAGGATAACCCGTTAATGGATGTCGCGGAAGAAAAAGGCACGCCAATTCTGGGACTGGATGTTTGGGAACATGCCTATTACCTGAACTACCAGAACAAACGCCCTGATTACATCAGTGCTTTCTGGAATATCGTGAACTGGACTGAAGTGGAAAAACGTTTTTCTGCAGCGAAAAAATAA
- a CDS encoding helix-turn-helix domain-containing protein: MREIPKRSISEFNSKLKLKGFNVFQIEADGNATKVYSRKDFYKICLTTGKSKIHYSDRSFEAEGTILFFGNPHVPYSWETLSTEYVGYTCLFSEEFWNASPRAESLQNSPLFKLGGTPILEISAEQRDFLNSLFERMINEQQSDYQFKDDLIRDYINLILHESLKLEPSKNYDQKKSAAERLTSVFLELLERQFPIESPEQPLSLRTPAEFANSLAVHTNYLNRVVKQVTGKTTSQHISERITTEAKAILTNTSWNTADVAYALGFEYPTYFNNFFKKQTGNSPTMLRK; this comes from the coding sequence ATGAGAGAAATTCCGAAAAGATCGATATCTGAATTCAATAGCAAGCTGAAACTTAAAGGATTCAATGTATTTCAGATCGAAGCCGATGGCAACGCGACCAAAGTGTATAGCAGGAAAGATTTTTATAAGATCTGCCTGACCACCGGAAAATCCAAAATCCATTATTCCGATCGTAGCTTTGAAGCTGAAGGAACCATTTTATTCTTCGGAAACCCGCATGTGCCATATTCCTGGGAAACGCTTTCTACGGAATATGTGGGGTATACCTGCCTTTTTTCAGAAGAATTCTGGAATGCTTCGCCACGGGCTGAAAGTTTGCAGAATTCTCCGCTTTTTAAACTCGGTGGAACACCCATTCTCGAAATTTCCGCGGAACAGCGCGACTTTTTAAATAGCCTGTTTGAGCGGATGATCAACGAGCAACAGTCTGATTACCAGTTTAAAGACGATCTTATTCGTGATTATATCAACCTGATCCTGCACGAATCTTTGAAACTGGAACCTTCAAAGAATTACGATCAGAAGAAAAGCGCGGCTGAAAGGCTCACTTCGGTATTTCTCGAACTCCTGGAAAGGCAATTTCCCATTGAGAGTCCTGAACAGCCACTTAGTTTGCGAACACCGGCTGAATTTGCCAATAGTCTAGCTGTGCACACCAATTACCTGAACAGGGTCGTGAAACAGGTGACGGGAAAAACAACTTCGCAACATATTTCAGAAAGGATCACCACCGAAGCCAAGGCCATTCTTACCAATACCAGCTGGAATACCGCTGATGTGGCCTACGCGCTGGGTTTTGAATATCCAACTTACTTCAATAACTTTTTTAAAAAGCAAACAGGTAACAGCCCTACGATGTTAAGGAAATAA
- a CDS encoding tautomerase family protein encodes MPHFEIKLLAGKSEEQKQELASELVKTAQDALVMEKNLFP; translated from the coding sequence ATGCCACATTTTGAGATCAAACTGCTTGCCGGAAAATCTGAGGAGCAAAAACAGGAACTGGCCAGCGAGCTGGTAAAAACTGCACAAGATGCCTTGGTTATGGAGAAGAATCTTTTTCCGTGA
- a CDS encoding DUF3347 domain-containing protein: MKRILVIAGVLLSLTACKFGEENQSVKIDTPKEIKQKEKTTADVADQDFKDGMTGKVFHNYLEIKMALGNEDPGQVSDVAKSMAASFETERPELKQLATELSEASEIQEQRRIFAEFTSKAGDMFEEALSGGTIYRKFCPMAFNNEGAYWYADVEKDTNPYFGSKMPECGAVEKTITKK; this comes from the coding sequence ATGAAACGAATTCTAGTGATTGCAGGCGTACTGCTGAGTCTAACGGCCTGCAAGTTTGGAGAAGAAAATCAGTCAGTGAAGATTGATACCCCAAAAGAGATCAAGCAAAAGGAAAAAACCACGGCTGATGTTGCCGACCAGGATTTTAAAGATGGAATGACCGGGAAGGTTTTTCACAATTACCTGGAGATTAAAATGGCACTGGGGAATGAAGATCCGGGACAGGTTTCAGATGTAGCCAAAAGTATGGCTGCCAGTTTCGAGACAGAAAGACCTGAACTGAAGCAGCTGGCGACGGAACTCTCTGAAGCTTCAGAAATTCAAGAACAACGACGCATTTTTGCAGAATTTACCAGCAAGGCGGGAGATATGTTCGAGGAGGCTCTTTCCGGGGGGACTATTTACAGGAAATTTTGCCCGATGGCTTTTAATAATGAAGGCGCCTACTGGTACGCCGATGTAGAAAAGGATACCAATCCTTACTTCGGCTCAAAAATGCCTGAATGCGGTGCCGTTGAGAAAACCATCACTAAAAAATAA
- a CDS encoding (R)-mandelonitrile lyase, translating into MEITRNKDLESVIPPEDYFTGNVRLDPLFGQKETITKAAAAMVTFEPGARTAWHTHPSGQTLLITSGLGWVQREGGPVEEVAPGDVVWFPPNEKHWHGASPNKAMSHIAIQEEKDGKVVEWLEKVSDEQYRR; encoded by the coding sequence GTGGAAATTACCAGAAATAAAGACCTGGAGTCAGTCATTCCGCCTGAAGATTATTTTACAGGGAATGTGCGACTGGACCCATTATTTGGTCAGAAAGAAACTATTACGAAAGCCGCTGCGGCGATGGTCACTTTTGAACCCGGAGCTCGAACAGCCTGGCATACGCATCCATCGGGGCAGACCTTACTTATTACTTCAGGTTTGGGATGGGTGCAGCGGGAAGGTGGACCAGTAGAGGAAGTTGCCCCTGGAGATGTTGTGTGGTTTCCGCCTAACGAAAAACACTGGCATGGAGCTTCTCCAAATAAAGCGATGAGTCATATCGCGATCCAGGAGGAAAAAGACGGAAAGGTGGTTGAATGGCTGGAAAAGGTTTCAGATGAGCAATACCGTCGTTAA